A genome region from Populus alba chromosome 5, ASM523922v2, whole genome shotgun sequence includes the following:
- the LOC118045812 gene encoding uncharacterized protein — MVKVAAAQVGVTSSRASAQTSKRRSRHIRISIEFRSNVTNHRRRLRRQDVIIRSENPVPCKPDANSGDRTVTEERCSTSSPKLEDDDDDDALMSASCCSSNGSCDDERIKFTDLEEGSVEVETSMYYSRRSGERETTPTSSDLGEESTSENMDSTANPPLKKPNPHQRSTPAAGLIRITDEEIEKFFGEIQNNIPKCFKDKYNFDFDKDEPLEGRYEWARLNP; from the exons ATGGTGAAAGTTGCTGCTGCTCAAGTTGGGGTGACAAGTAGTAGAGCTTCAGCGCAAACTTCAAAGAGAAGATCAAGGCATATCAGGATTTCTATTGAATTTAGAAGCAATGTTACTAACCACCGCCGCCGCCTCCGCCGCCAAGACGTTATAATTAGGTCTGAAAATCCAGTTCCATGTAAACCGGATGCTAATTCCGGTGACCGGACGGTGACTGAAGAGAGATGTTCAACTTCAAGCCCTAAGTTGGAagacgatgacgatgacgatgcATTAATGTCagcttcttgttgttctagtaATGGATCGTGTGATGATGAGAGGATTAAATTCACAGATCTGGAG GAAGGGAGTGTTGAAGTTGAAACGTCAATGTATTATAGTAGAAGAAGTGGAGAAAG AGAGACAACACCGACTTCTAGCGATCTTGGAGAGGAGTCGACCTCAGAGAACATGGATTCAACGGCAAACCCACCATTGAAGAAGCCGAATCCTCATCAAAGATCAACGCCCGCGGCGGGGCTGATAAGGATAACAGATGAAGAGATTGAAAAGTTCTTCGGCGAAATACAGAATAACATTCCAAAATGCTTCAAAGACAA GTATAACTTTGATTTTGACAAAGATGAGCCGTTGGAAGGACGTTATGAATGGGCTCGATTAAAcccatga